A section of the Streptomyces sp. CG1 genome encodes:
- a CDS encoding DUF2637 domain-containing protein: MAAPLQLTRMHRVLIGVVVSGALIIAGIGFAGSYAAVRELAIKKGFGNFSYVFPIGIDAGICVLLSLDLLLTWIRIPFPLLRQTAWLLTVATIAFNGAAAWPDPLGVGMHAVIPILFVVAVEAARHAIGRIADITADKHMEGVRLTRWLLSPVPTFLLWRRMKLWELRSYDQVIKLEQERLVYQARLRSRFGRAWRRKAPVESLMPLRLARYGVPLAQTAPEGLAAAGIETTLIPPAAVADSRAAGVAPVPQKTAPSGERRPELPGQNTGQPEIPAQAPPVDEQSPWFYAQQQAAYHGGYDPAYEPAPEPSYVPEEEYEEFYEEQPREQFQQPSSEETGSFPIPVGPNRTRELGEGGGPPEPDEDAYYQIFRESIKSGNGAPTPRGFLADVEATYGVTLPEAESKRMVNRFSNRLNAELADEHIA; the protein is encoded by the coding sequence GTGGCCGCGCCACTGCAGCTGACTCGGATGCACCGCGTACTCATAGGCGTGGTCGTTTCCGGCGCCTTGATCATCGCCGGTATCGGCTTCGCCGGCTCGTACGCGGCCGTCCGTGAGCTGGCCATCAAGAAGGGTTTCGGGAACTTCTCGTATGTGTTCCCGATCGGCATCGACGCGGGTATCTGTGTCCTGCTGTCCTTGGACCTGCTGCTGACCTGGATCCGTATCCCCTTCCCGCTGCTGCGCCAGACGGCGTGGCTTCTGACGGTGGCGACGATCGCGTTCAACGGCGCCGCCGCCTGGCCGGACCCGCTGGGTGTCGGCATGCACGCGGTGATCCCGATTCTGTTCGTGGTCGCGGTGGAGGCCGCCCGCCACGCCATCGGCCGTATCGCCGACATCACGGCGGACAAGCACATGGAGGGCGTCCGCCTCACCCGCTGGCTTCTCTCCCCGGTGCCGACGTTCCTCCTCTGGCGCCGGATGAAGCTGTGGGAACTGCGTTCCTACGACCAGGTCATCAAGCTGGAACAGGAACGTCTCGTCTACCAGGCCCGCCTCCGCTCCCGCTTCGGCCGCGCCTGGCGGCGCAAGGCTCCGGTGGAGTCGCTGATGCCTCTGCGTCTGGCCCGCTACGGCGTTCCCTTGGCGCAAACGGCCCCGGAGGGCCTGGCGGCGGCAGGCATAGAGACGACGCTGATACCTCCTGCCGCCGTTGCGGACAGTCGTGCCGCTGGGGTGGCGCCCGTCCCGCAGAAGACGGCGCCTTCTGGCGAGCGGCGGCCCGAGTTGCCCGGCCAGAACACCGGGCAACCGGAAATCCCGGCGCAGGCACCCCCCGTGGACGAGCAGAGCCCCTGGTTCTACGCCCAGCAGCAGGCCGCGTACCACGGCGGCTACGACCCCGCCTACGAACCGGCCCCCGAGCCCTCGTACGTCCCGGAAGAGGAATACGAGGAGTTTTACGAGGAACAGCCCCGGGAGCAGTTCCAGCAGCCCTCCTCCGAGGAAACCGGTAGCTTCCCCATCCCGGTGGGCCCGAACCGCACGCGCGAACTGGGCGAGGGCGGCGGCCCTCCGGAGCCGGACGAGGACGCGTACTACCAGATCTTCCGTGAGTCGATCAAGAGCGGGAACGGGGCGCCCACGCCCCGCGGCTTCCTCGCCGATGTCGAGGCGACGTACGGCGTCACGCTCCCCGAGGCCGAGTCCAAGCGCATGGTGAACCGGTTCTCCAACCGCCTCAACGCGGAACTGGCAGACGAGCACATCGCTTGA
- a CDS encoding RtcB family protein, producing the protein MSYVEMPGAKVPIRMWTDPATVEDVALRQLQNVATLPWIKGLAVMPDVHYGKGATVGSVIAMQGAVCPAAVGVDIGCGMSAVKTSLTANDLPGDLSRLRSKIEQAIPAGRGMHEDPVEPGGFHGLATGGWDDFWGRFDQVADAVKFRRGRAALQMGTLGAGNHYIELLFDSGGFVWLTLHSGSRNIGKELAEHHIGVAQKLPHNQGLVDRDLAVFVSDTPQMAAYRNDLFWAQEYAKYNRTLMMALLKEVVRKEFKKAKPTFEPEISCHHNYVAEERYEGMDLLVTRKGAIRAGSGEFGIIPGSMGTSSYIVKGLGNEKAFNSASHGAGRRMSRNSAKRHFTTEDLERQTRGVECRKDSGVLDEIPGAYKNIDQVMEQQRDLVEVVAKLKQFICVKG; encoded by the coding sequence ATGTCGTACGTGGAGATGCCGGGCGCGAAGGTCCCGATCCGGATGTGGACGGACCCCGCGACGGTCGAGGACGTGGCTCTGCGCCAGCTCCAGAACGTGGCGACCCTGCCGTGGATCAAGGGCCTGGCCGTGATGCCGGACGTGCACTACGGCAAGGGCGCGACGGTCGGGTCGGTCATCGCGATGCAGGGTGCGGTGTGTCCGGCGGCGGTCGGGGTGGACATCGGCTGCGGAATGTCGGCGGTGAAGACGTCCCTGACGGCGAACGACCTGCCGGGGGATCTGTCGCGGCTGCGGTCGAAGATCGAGCAGGCCATTCCGGCGGGGCGGGGGATGCATGAGGATCCGGTGGAGCCGGGGGGCTTTCATGGGCTGGCCACCGGTGGGTGGGATGACTTCTGGGGGCGGTTTGACCAGGTCGCCGATGCTGTGAAGTTTCGGCGGGGGCGGGCGGCTTTGCAGATGGGGACACTTGGAGCCGGGAATCACTATATCGAACTTTTGTTCGATTCTGGTGGATTTGTTTGGCTGACACTGCACTCTGGATCGCGCAACATCGGCAAGGAACTCGCCGAGCACCACATTGGCGTGGCTCAGAAGCTGCCGCACAACCAGGGCCTGGTAGACCGGGACTTGGCGGTCTTCGTCTCGGACACCCCACAAATGGCGGCCTACCGCAATGACCTGTTCTGGGCGCAGGAGTACGCCAAGTACAACCGCACGCTGATGATGGCGCTCCTGAAGGAAGTGGTCCGCAAGGAGTTCAAGAAGGCCAAGCCGACGTTCGAGCCGGAGATTTCCTGCCACCATAACTACGTTGCTGAGGAGCGGTACGAGGGCATGGACCTGCTTGTGACCCGCAAGGGAGCGATCCGGGCCGGTTCCGGCGAGTTCGGGATCATCCCCGGCTCGATGGGCACCAGTTCGTACATCGTGAAGGGGCTCGGGAACGAGAAGGCCTTCAACTCGGCCTCGCATGGGGCGGGTCGGCGAATGAGCCGTAACTCGGCGAAGCGTCACTTCACGACCGAGGATCTGGAGCGGCAGACGCGGGGTGTGGAGTGCCGCAAGGACTCGGGGGTGCTGGACGAGATTCCGGGTGCCTACAAGAACATCGACCAGGTGATGGAGCAGCAGCGTGACCTTGTCGAGGTCGTGGCGAAGTTGAAGCAGTTCATCTGTGTGAAGGGCTGA
- a CDS encoding DUF3558 domain-containing protein yields the protein MQRKAYVTGTAAVLAALLVGCTSGSGGGSTTDNANPGDAGTTTVAAQPGKYRTLPEPCGAVGHDTLGSMLPGIKQIPDPDQRDKAYQGEAALTYDTDRKVGCHWKVDSTDATDRLSVDFERVVSYDNSVSDDDQAQKLFEDKETAADLPEPSGSSSAASGSATPTSASTSTSTPSSSAKSSATSSPTSSPTSSPSAGGSGSGSPSGSPSPDASAADLRPRVLSGLGDEAYIDDQLSSSGSTAQQRTVTVVFRTSNVVVTIEYEEQPTATGTVPDSKEMQDRARDLASQLDDALGG from the coding sequence GTGCAGCGGAAGGCGTATGTAACCGGCACCGCCGCCGTCCTTGCGGCGCTGCTGGTCGGCTGCACGAGCGGCTCGGGCGGCGGCAGCACGACGGACAACGCGAATCCGGGCGACGCCGGTACGACCACGGTGGCCGCCCAGCCCGGCAAGTACCGCACACTGCCCGAACCGTGCGGCGCGGTCGGCCATGACACGCTCGGCTCGATGCTGCCCGGGATCAAGCAGATCCCCGACCCCGACCAGCGGGACAAGGCCTACCAGGGTGAGGCCGCGCTGACCTACGACACCGATCGCAAGGTCGGCTGCCACTGGAAGGTGGACTCCACCGACGCGACCGACCGTCTCTCGGTCGACTTCGAGCGCGTGGTGTCGTACGACAACTCGGTCAGCGACGACGACCAGGCGCAGAAGCTGTTCGAGGACAAGGAGACGGCCGCCGATCTCCCCGAGCCGAGCGGTTCTTCGTCGGCGGCGTCCGGGTCGGCGACGCCCACCTCCGCCTCAACCTCAACCTCCACCCCGAGTTCCTCAGCCAAGTCCTCGGCCACGTCCTCACCCACGTCTTCGCCCACATCCTCGCCCAGTGCCGGCGGCTCCGGCTCGGGGTCCCCCTCCGGGTCCCCCTCTCCCGACGCCTCCGCGGCCGATCTGCGGCCGCGCGTGCTGTCCGGTCTCGGTGACGAGGCGTATATCGACGATCAGCTCAGTTCGTCCGGTTCGACCGCCCAGCAGCGGACGGTGACTGTGGTGTTCCGCACGTCCAACGTCGTCGTCACCATCGAGTACGAGGAGCAGCCGACGGCCACCGGAACGGTCCCGGACAGCAAGGAAATGCAGGACAGGGCCCGTGATCTGGCCTCTCAACTGGACGACGCGCTGGGCGGTTGA
- a CDS encoding LAGLIDADG family homing endonuclease has product MAECEPSAHQFMDLTVPEYAYMFGFLQADGHLSKGTGQKGRLTVEISARDIDILRAFQKLTPHYSSITERTRSTNFAESHNAAVWSLCSLEARTRINELGLPYGRKSKTITPPSAEFSPRDYLRGLIDADGSVGFTSKGFPFVSLTTASGAIASYLSDYGKDVTGSARNPKRNARDDIYNVLYMMELAQHLTADLYYPGCLSLERKRTAADSLSAWVRPSGMRAAYTTRRWTESEDRILLKLNSPTAAAEVLGRTDKSCNLRLWRLRNGKVPKPSDQ; this is encoded by the coding sequence GTGGCTGAATGCGAGCCTAGCGCCCACCAGTTCATGGACCTCACGGTCCCCGAGTACGCGTACATGTTCGGGTTCTTACAGGCGGATGGGCATCTGTCGAAGGGCACGGGGCAAAAGGGTCGGCTGACTGTCGAGATCAGTGCCCGGGACATCGATATCCTGCGAGCTTTCCAGAAGCTGACGCCGCACTACAGCAGCATCACCGAACGCACCCGGTCGACCAACTTCGCCGAGAGTCACAACGCCGCTGTCTGGAGCCTGTGTTCCCTGGAAGCCAGGACCAGGATCAACGAACTCGGCCTGCCGTACGGCCGCAAGTCCAAGACGATCACTCCGCCGAGCGCCGAATTCTCGCCCCGCGACTACCTGCGAGGCCTGATCGACGCAGACGGCTCGGTCGGCTTCACCAGCAAGGGGTTTCCCTTCGTCTCCCTGACCACGGCCAGCGGCGCCATCGCATCCTACCTGTCTGACTACGGGAAGGACGTGACAGGCAGCGCTCGCAACCCGAAGCGCAACGCCCGCGACGACATCTACAACGTCCTCTACATGATGGAGTTGGCTCAGCACCTGACAGCCGACCTGTACTACCCAGGCTGCCTGTCGCTGGAGCGCAAGCGCACCGCCGCCGATTCACTCTCGGCTTGGGTACGGCCCTCAGGCATGAGGGCCGCCTACACAACTCGCCGCTGGACTGAGTCCGAAGACCGCATCCTGCTGAAGCTCAACAGCCCCACGGCAGCCGCAGAGGTACTCGGTAGGACCGACAAGAGCTGTAATCTCCGCCTCTGGCGCCTGCGCAACGGCAAAGTGCCCAAGCCCAGCGACCAGTAA
- the lysS gene encoding lysine--tRNA ligase, whose product MPIVAQSTETTDWVSRFADEVIEESERRAPGKPVVVASGLSPSGPIHLGNLREVMTPHLVADEIRRRGHQVRHLISWDDFDRYRKVPAGIAGVDESWAEHIGKPLTSVPAPKGSSYANWAEHFKAAMIASLAELGVEFDGISQTAQYTSGVYREQILHAMKHRGDIDAILAQYRTKKAPKKQQQKAVDEAELEAEEGSGAASEDDGSSGSAGYFPYKPYCGTCDKDLTTVTSYDDDTTELSYTCNACGFTETVRLSEFNRGKLVWKVDWPMRWAYEGVVFEPSGVDHSSPGSSFQVGGQIVGIFGGKQPIGPMYAFVGISGMAKMSSSRGGVPTPADALKIMEPQILRWLYARRRPNQSFKIAFDQEIQRLYDEWDKLAGKVADGSALPADVAAYTRAVGTAAGELPKTPRALPYRTLASVADITAGHEDQALRILSELDPEQPLASLTEARPRYDKAEAWINTHVPADQRTIVRDEPDAELLKSLDEASQQSLRLLLDGLAEHWSLDGLTHLVYGVPKVQAGFSADATPKELPPEIKTAQRTFFALLYHLLVGRDTGPRLPTLLLAVGQERVRRLLGE is encoded by the coding sequence GTGCCGATCGTGGCTCAGAGCACCGAGACCACCGACTGGGTCTCCCGTTTCGCGGATGAGGTCATCGAGGAGTCGGAGCGCCGGGCCCCGGGTAAACCCGTTGTCGTCGCGTCCGGCCTCTCCCCCTCCGGGCCCATTCACCTGGGCAATCTCCGTGAGGTCATGACCCCGCACCTCGTCGCAGACGAGATCCGCCGCCGTGGCCACCAGGTCCGGCACCTGATCTCCTGGGACGACTTCGACCGCTACCGCAAGGTCCCGGCCGGCATCGCGGGCGTCGACGAGTCCTGGGCCGAGCACATCGGCAAGCCGCTCACCTCGGTGCCGGCGCCGAAGGGCTCGTCGTACGCGAACTGGGCCGAGCACTTCAAGGCCGCGATGATCGCCTCGCTCGCCGAGCTGGGCGTCGAGTTCGACGGGATCAGCCAGACCGCGCAGTACACCTCCGGTGTCTACCGCGAGCAGATCCTGCACGCCATGAAGCACCGCGGCGACATCGACGCGATCCTCGCCCAGTACCGCACGAAGAAGGCTCCGAAGAAGCAGCAGCAGAAGGCCGTCGACGAGGCCGAGCTGGAAGCCGAGGAGGGCTCGGGCGCGGCGAGCGAGGACGACGGCTCGTCGGGCTCCGCCGGGTACTTCCCGTACAAGCCGTACTGCGGCACCTGCGACAAGGACCTGACGACCGTCACCTCGTACGACGACGACACCACCGAACTGTCGTACACCTGCAACGCCTGCGGCTTCACGGAGACCGTCCGGCTCAGCGAGTTCAACCGCGGCAAGCTGGTCTGGAAGGTCGACTGGCCGATGCGCTGGGCCTACGAGGGCGTCGTCTTCGAGCCGAGCGGGGTCGACCACTCCTCGCCCGGGTCGAGCTTCCAGGTCGGCGGCCAGATCGTCGGCATCTTCGGCGGCAAGCAGCCCATCGGGCCCATGTACGCGTTCGTCGGGATCTCCGGGATGGCGAAGATGTCCTCCTCGCGCGGCGGGGTGCCCACGCCCGCCGACGCGCTGAAGATCATGGAGCCGCAGATCCTGCGCTGGCTCTACGCCCGCCGCAGGCCCAACCAGTCCTTCAAGATCGCCTTCGACCAGGAGATCCAGCGGCTCTACGACGAGTGGGACAAGCTCGCGGGCAAGGTCGCCGACGGCTCCGCTCTGCCGGCCGACGTGGCTGCGTACACCCGCGCGGTCGGTACGGCCGCCGGTGAGCTGCCGAAGACGCCGCGCGCGCTGCCGTACCGCACGCTCGCCTCCGTCGCCGACATCACCGCCGGGCACGAGGACCAGGCGCTGCGGATCCTCTCCGAGCTGGATCCGGAGCAGCCGCTCGCCTCCCTCACCGAGGCACGGCCGCGGTACGACAAGGCCGAGGCGTGGATCAACACCCACGTCCCCGCCGACCAGCGCACCATCGTGCGCGACGAACCCGACGCCGAACTGCTGAAGTCCCTCGACGAGGCGTCCCAGCAGTCCCTACGGCTGCTGCTCGACGGGCTCGCCGAGCACTGGTCCCTCGACGGCCTGACCCACCTCGTCTACGGCGTGCCGAAGGTGCAGGCCGGGTTCTCGGCCGATGCCACGCCCAAGGAACTGCCGCCGGAGATCAAGACGGCTCAGCGGACCTTCTTCGCCCTGCTGTACCACCTGCTGGTCGGGCGCGACACCGGGCCCCGACTGCCCACGCTGCTGCTGGCGGTGGGGCAGGAGCGGGTACGACGCCTGCTCGGCGAGTAA
- a CDS encoding DUF3558 domain-containing protein, whose translation MRGKRLSRVLVCAAAVPAVLITAACSSNSGDSKGKGTDSSAQQSASGSTNPSASASASVQAAAYKKLPDACAVLSKKTLSDLVPQGTSGKKGSSDDPSSRASCSWSSLDNNGVKGSQFRWLNVSLLRFDSDATRGSGEAQAHAYFGQQVKDAEGVDGAKNTKDIPLSGTGSEATAVRYDLQKKEGLFKQQTVVARVENVVVTLDFNGAGLAGEQTPDADELTNSAEQAIKEAVGAVSSANGGSSSGGSSAGSSASPSKSASSSASPSKSADKKG comes from the coding sequence ATGCGTGGCAAGCGCCTGAGCCGTGTTCTTGTCTGCGCGGCAGCCGTTCCGGCGGTGCTGATCACCGCCGCCTGTTCGTCGAACTCGGGGGACTCCAAGGGCAAGGGCACGGACAGCAGCGCCCAGCAGTCCGCGAGCGGCAGCACGAATCCGTCGGCGAGCGCGTCCGCGTCCGTGCAGGCGGCCGCGTACAAGAAGCTTCCCGACGCGTGCGCGGTGCTGTCGAAGAAGACCCTGTCGGATCTGGTGCCGCAGGGCACGTCGGGCAAGAAGGGCAGTTCGGACGATCCGTCGTCGCGTGCCTCGTGCTCCTGGAGCAGCCTGGACAACAACGGCGTCAAGGGTTCGCAGTTCCGTTGGCTGAACGTCTCCCTGCTGCGCTTCGACTCGGACGCCACGCGTGGCTCCGGTGAGGCGCAGGCCCACGCGTACTTCGGTCAGCAGGTCAAGGACGCCGAGGGGGTCGACGGCGCGAAGAACACCAAGGACATTCCGCTGTCCGGTACGGGCTCGGAGGCCACGGCCGTGCGCTACGACCTGCAGAAGAAGGAGGGTCTGTTCAAGCAGCAGACGGTGGTCGCGCGGGTCGAGAACGTGGTCGTCACGCTCGATTTCAACGGCGCCGGTCTCGCGGGCGAGCAGACTCCGGACGCCGACGAGCTGACGAATTCCGCGGAGCAGGCGATCAAGGAGGCGGTCGGGGCGGTGTCGTCCGCCAACGGCGGCTCTTCGTCGGGGGGTTCGTCCGCGGGCTCGTCGGCTTCGCCGTCCAAGTCGGCCTCTTCCAGTGCGTCTCCGTCCAAGTCGGCCGACAAGAAGGGCTGA
- the argS gene encoding arginine--tRNA ligase: protein MASVTSLNDVVQQHLASALSATLPEAAGADPLLRRSDRADFQANGILALAKKAKANPRELATQVVSQVVTGEVIKDVEVSGPGFLNITIADRAITGNLAARYADETGRLGVPTAAHPGTTVIDYAQPNVAKEMHVGHLRSAVIGDSMVQLLEFTGEQVVRRHHIGDWGTQFGMLIQYLDEHPHELDHKASTEDTAASGEEAMSNLDRLYKAARKKFDADEEFKTRARRRVVDLQAGDPQTLAMWQKFVDESKIYFFSVFEKLDMEIQDPDIVGESGYNDMLAETCRLLEESGVAVRSEGALCVFFDDIKGPDGNPVPLIVQKSDGGYGYAATDLSAIRDRVFNLKANTLLYVVDARQSLHFRMVFETARRAGWLGEDVTAVQLAFGTVLGKDGKPFKTREGETVRLVDLLDEAIDRASAVVREKAQDLSEEEIAERGAQVGIGAVKYADLSTSANRDYKFDLDQMVSLNGDTSVYLQYAYARIRSILRKAGETRPVAHPELELAEAERALGLHADAFAEAVAEAAAEYAPHKLAAYLYQLASLYTSFYDKCPVLKAETPQQVENRLFLCDVTARTLHQGMALLGIRTPEKL, encoded by the coding sequence ATGGCCTCGGTCACGTCCCTCAACGATGTCGTCCAGCAGCATCTCGCGTCCGCTCTCTCGGCCACTCTGCCGGAGGCGGCCGGTGCGGACCCGTTGCTGCGACGAAGCGACCGGGCCGACTTCCAGGCCAACGGGATCCTGGCGCTGGCCAAGAAGGCCAAGGCGAACCCGCGGGAGCTGGCGACGCAGGTCGTCTCCCAGGTGGTGACGGGTGAGGTGATCAAGGACGTCGAGGTCTCCGGGCCCGGCTTTCTGAACATCACGATCGCGGACCGGGCGATCACCGGGAACCTGGCCGCGCGGTACGCGGACGAGACCGGCCGCCTCGGCGTGCCGACCGCCGCGCACCCGGGCACCACGGTGATCGACTACGCGCAGCCGAACGTGGCGAAGGAGATGCACGTCGGTCATCTGCGTTCGGCGGTGATCGGTGACTCGATGGTCCAGCTTCTGGAGTTCACCGGCGAGCAGGTGGTCCGCAGGCATCACATCGGCGACTGGGGCACCCAGTTCGGCATGCTCATCCAGTACCTGGACGAGCATCCGCACGAGCTGGACCACAAGGCGTCCACCGAGGACACCGCGGCTTCGGGCGAGGAGGCGATGTCGAACCTCGACCGCCTCTACAAGGCCGCGCGGAAGAAATTCGACGCCGACGAGGAGTTCAAGACGCGGGCCCGCCGCCGGGTGGTCGACCTCCAGGCGGGCGACCCGCAGACCCTCGCGATGTGGCAGAAGTTCGTGGACGAGTCGAAGATCTACTTCTTCTCCGTCTTCGAGAAGCTGGACATGGAGATCCAGGACCCGGACATCGTCGGCGAGTCGGGCTACAACGACATGCTGGCCGAGACCTGCCGTCTCCTGGAGGAGTCGGGCGTCGCGGTCCGCAGCGAAGGCGCGCTCTGTGTCTTCTTCGACGACATCAAGGGCCCGGACGGCAACCCGGTCCCGCTGATCGTGCAGAAGTCGGACGGCGGCTACGGCTATGCGGCGACCGACCTGTCCGCGATCCGCGACCGTGTCTTCAACCTGAAGGCGAACACCCTGCTGTACGTGGTGGACGCCCGTCAGTCCCTGCACTTCCGGATGGTCTTCGAGACCGCCCGCCGGGCCGGCTGGCTGGGCGAGGACGTCACGGCGGTCCAGCTGGCCTTCGGCACGGTGCTCGGCAAGGACGGCAAGCCGTTCAAGACGCGTGAGGGCGAGACGGTCCGTCTGGTCGACCTCCTCGACGAGGCGATCGACCGGGCGTCGGCCGTCGTCCGTGAGAAGGCCCAGGACCTGTCCGAGGAGGAGATCGCCGAGCGGGGCGCCCAGGTGGGCATCGGCGCGGTGAAGTACGCGGACCTGTCGACGTCGGCGAACCGGGACTACAAGTTCGACCTGGACCAGATGGTGTCCCTGAACGGCGACACGTCCGTCTACCTCCAGTACGCCTACGCCCGTATCCGGTCCATCCTCCGCAAGGCGGGCGAGACCCGTCCGGTGGCACATCCGGAGCTGGAACTGGCCGAAGCGGAGCGGGCGTTGGGCCTGCACGCGGACGCCTTCGCGGAGGCCGTGGCGGAGGCGGCGGCGGAGTACGCCCCGCACAAGCTGGCCGCGTACCTGTACCAGCTGGCCTCGCTGTACACGTCGTTCTACGACAAGTGCCCGGTCCTGAAGGCCGAGACGCCCCAGCAGGTCGAGAACCGCCTGTTCCTGTGTGACGTCACGGCCCGCACCCTGCACCAGGGCATGGCCCTGCTGGGCATCAGGACGCCGGAGAAGCTCTGA